A single Musa acuminata AAA Group cultivar baxijiao chromosome BXJ2-1, Cavendish_Baxijiao_AAA, whole genome shotgun sequence DNA region contains:
- the LOC103978094 gene encoding putative wall-associated receptor kinase-like 16: MGSTLLPFAFQMLLLTLLQATTTAAASAPPSPNVLSPGCKETCGGVSIPYPFGIGHGCFREGFEVTCEVVNGSATPRAFLGGREGNITVNSISLLQGQASMPNDIAWICFNSTGGEVDHQIFSFNLSGLPFRVSNTSNKFTTLGCNVVGILLGLKDSTYGTGCASLCFEEANIESGSCHGTGCCETTIPEELDYFTTEFVYFVNVSSHVNDSRCAYAFIAEQDWLSFNKSDLDNDNFRDKHKDGVPLVLDWVAGNQTCEEAKRNTSSYACRSTNSECFNSKSLQGYICNCSTGFQGNPYLPDGCKDIDECSSPNLYTCHGTCSNTAGNYSCSCPKGHSSKDPKSEPCVRDHGIPTSTKIVIGSCVGIVSFITCIFCIILAFQRRKLLREKDKFFHQNGGLRLYEEIRSKQIDTVKIYTKEDIEKATVNFDKSRELGRGGHGTVYKGNLDDGREVAIKRSKVVTEDQSEEFVREMIILSQINHKNIVRLLGCCLEVEIPMLVYEFIPNGTLFEFIHDNDGKLIPLTIRLRIARESAEALAYLHSSASPPIVHGDVKSLNILLDHNYVPKVSDFGASRMMSIDETQFITMVQGTLGYLDPEYLLVRQLTTKSDVYSFGVVLVELITMKKAIYYDGSSQGKALASSFIEAMKDSRLEEILDDQIMGKENMKVIQEIAEIAKECLNMNGDERPPMREVAEKLHMLGGFLQVSSTHHAPEECEALLGESSMSSTSDSVGYHSLENKLGFDVKAGR; the protein is encoded by the exons ATGGGATCCACGCTGCTACCGTTCGCGTTTCAGATGTTGTTGTTGACGCTGCTCCAAGCAACAACGACTGCAGCAGCATCGGCACCACCGTCGCCGAACGTGTTGTCACCAGGTTGCAAAGAGACATGCGGCGGTGTTAGCATCCCGTACCCCTTCGGCATCGGCCATGGGTGTTTCAGGGAAGGCTTCGAGGTCACTTGCGAAGTCGTTAACGGCTCTGCGACTCCCAGAGCTTTCTTGGGCGGTCGCGAGGGGAACATTACAGTTAATAGCATATCCTTGCTCCAGGGCCAAGCAAGCATGCCGAATGACATCGCCTGGATTTGTTTCAACAGTACCGGCGGCGAGGTGGATCATCAAATATTTTCATTCAACCTCAGTGGCCTTCCGTTTAGGGTATCCAACACGAGCAACAAGTTCACGACCTTGGGTTGCAACGTCGTTGGCATCCTCTTAGGCTTGAAAGACAGTACATACGGAACCGGGTGTGCCTCCTTGTGCTTCGAAGAGGCAAACATAGAAAGCGGATCGTGCCATGGCACCGGCTGCTGCGAGACCACCATCCCGGAGGAGCTGGACTATTTTACGACGGAGTTTGTCTATTTCGTCAATGTTTCTTCCCACGTGAACGACAGCCGCTGCGCCTATGCCTTCATTGCCGAGCAGGACTGGTTATCCTTCAACAAGTCTGACCTCGACAACGACAACTTTCGCGACAAGCACAAGGACGGCGTCCCACTCGTGCTGGACTGGGTAGCCGGCAACCAGACCTGCGAGGAGGCTAAGAGAAACACTTCTTCATATGCATGCCGCAGCACCAACAGTGAATGTTTCAACTCCAAAAGTTTACAAGGCTATATCTGCAATTGCTCCACAGGTTTCCAAGGCAATCCTTACCTCCCAGATGGATGCAAAG ATATCGACGAGTGCAGCTCGCCAAATCTGTACACATGTCATGGAACGTGCAGCAACACAGCAGGCAACTACAGCTGCTCATGCCCAAAAGGTCACAGCAGCAAGGACCCTAAATCGGAACCATGTGTCCGAGATCACGGAATTCCGACATCAACGAAGATTGTTATAG GCAGTTGTGTTGGGATTGTCTCGTTCATTACTTGTATCTTCTGCATAATCTTAGCGTTTCAAAGAAGGAAGCTTCTTAGAGAAAAAGATAAATTCTTCCATCAAAATGGAGGCTTGAGATTATATGAAGAAATTAGATCAAAGCAAATCGATACTGTCAAAATATATACCAAAGAGGATATAGAGAAAGCAACAGTTAATTTCGATAAGAGTCGAGAACTTGGGCGAGGAGGTCATGGCACCGTTTACAAAGGAAACCTAGACGATGGCAGGGAAGTGGCCATCAAGAGGTCTAAGGTAGTCACCGAGGACCAAAGTGAAGAATTCGTACGGGAGATGATTATTCTTTCTCAGATCAATCACAAGAACATTGTAAGGCTCTTGGGTTGTTGCTTGGAAGTAGAAATTCCCATGTTGGTTTATGAGTTCATCCCCAATGGAACCCTCTTCGAGTTCATCCATGATAATGATGGGAAACTAATTCCCTTGACTATTCGTCTACGAATAGCTAGAGAATCTGCAGAAGCACTCGCTTACTTGCATTCGTCGGCATCCCCACCGATCGTTCATGGAGATGTGAAGTCGCTCAACATACTTCTAGATCATAACTATGTGCCAAAGGTATCGGATTTTGGTGCATCGAGGATGATGTCTATAGACGAAACCCAATTCATAACGATGGTCCAGGGAACTCTTGGTTATTTGGACCCAGAGTACTTGCTAGTTCGTCAACTAACAACAAAGAGTGATGTATATAGCTTTGGAGTAGTTCTAGTGGAGCTCATCACAATGAAAAAGGCAATTTATTATGATGGGAGCAGTCAAGGAAAAGCTCTTGCCTCAAGCTTCATTGAAGCAATGAAAGATAGCCGACTTGAAGAGATATTGGATGATCAAATCATGGGAAAAGAAAACATGAAAGTCATCCAAGAAATTGCCGAGATTGCAAAGGAATGTTTGAACATGAATGGGGATGAAAGGCCTCCGATGAGAGAAGTGGCTGAAAAACTGCATATGTTAGGAGGGTTCCTACAGGTCTCTTCAACACACCATGCACCCGAGGAATGTGAAGCATTGCTTGGTGAATCATCTATGAGCTCTACCTCGGATTCTGTCGGGTACCACAGTTTAGAGAACAAATTGGGGTTTGATGTAAAAGCCGGAAGATGA